The Mucilaginibacter mallensis genome has a segment encoding these proteins:
- the msrB gene encoding peptide-methionine (R)-S-oxide reductase MsrB, which translates to MRSAIILIAIVISSITGAHAQQFKSDKGHENNPYYSNTDTKPLKVSNSEWKKILPPDLYAVAREQDTERPFTGKFWNSNAKGTYYCAVCGNVLFRSDAKFASDCGWPSFFEPIRKNSVIYKADNSLGMERTEVICARCGSHLGHIFDDGPAPTHKRFCMNSVSLDFQPDGMN; encoded by the coding sequence ATGAGATCAGCAATTATATTAATCGCTATTGTAATTAGCTCCATTACAGGTGCTCATGCGCAGCAATTTAAGTCAGACAAAGGACACGAGAACAACCCCTATTATTCCAACACCGATACCAAGCCCCTAAAGGTGAGCAATTCCGAATGGAAAAAGATATTGCCTCCCGACCTGTATGCCGTTGCCCGCGAGCAGGATACCGAGCGCCCTTTCACCGGGAAATTCTGGAACAGCAATGCAAAGGGTACCTATTACTGTGCGGTATGTGGCAATGTATTGTTCCGCTCGGATGCTAAGTTTGCGAGCGATTGCGGCTGGCCCAGCTTTTTTGAACCGATCAGGAAGAACAGTGTGATCTATAAGGCCGATAATTCATTAGGCATGGAACGCACCGAAGTGATCTGCGCCCGATGCGGCTCGCACTTAGGGCATATATTTGATGATGGCCCAGCACCAACGCACAAAAGGTTCTGCATGAATTCTGTTTCATTGGATTTTCAACCGGACGGGATGAATTAG
- a CDS encoding DUF1543 domain-containing protein yields the protein MANLKLFMLLLGCKPPGRHTEQHDVFFGIAASLNELVPQIKAFWPEPEKIHIDAWREVNTVDGFEMKIIAKDANHIGTTEPTNKLFFINLGGYQENRFEEQHYVLLTVKTDRALAFKEAKETLFFKHNHFEGGNPHIDDKYGIDVDDLYQIEEILSPELKEQYTIELVPASGLLEDPISLGYLKLSSLV from the coding sequence ATGGCAAACCTTAAACTTTTTATGTTATTATTAGGCTGCAAGCCCCCCGGCAGGCATACCGAGCAGCACGATGTTTTCTTTGGGATCGCAGCTTCACTTAATGAGCTTGTACCACAGATAAAAGCTTTCTGGCCCGAGCCGGAGAAGATACATATTGATGCCTGGCGCGAAGTAAATACCGTAGATGGCTTTGAGATGAAAATAATTGCAAAAGATGCGAATCACATCGGCACAACTGAACCTACTAATAAGTTATTCTTCATTAATCTTGGTGGCTACCAGGAAAACCGGTTTGAGGAACAGCATTACGTTTTACTTACAGTTAAAACCGACAGGGCACTGGCGTTTAAAGAGGCCAAAGAAACCTTGTTCTTTAAACATAATCATTTTGAAGGCGGAAACCCACATATTGATGATAAATACGGTATTGATGTGGATGACCTTTACCAGATCGAGGAAATATTATCCCCCGAATTAAAAGAGCAATACACCATAGAATTGGTACCGGCATCAGGCTTATTGGAAGACCCAATCTCGCTAGGCTATTTGAAATTGAGCTCGCTGGTATAA
- the msrA gene encoding peptide-methionine (S)-S-oxide reductase MsrA, with amino-acid sequence MKKIIYLLAILLTTGVTAFAATPLHNSKTHFKPTIDTATFATGCFWCTEAKFQQLKGVKKVVSGYAGGHVANPTYQQVCTGATGHAEACNIIYDPSVITYDELLAAFFVAHDPTQLNRQGNDVGTQYRSAIFYHNAFQKQKADYYINKLNEEKAYKNKIVTQVTPYTAFYKAEDYHQDYFNQNGNKPYCKYVIQPELDKFKKVFKDKLK; translated from the coding sequence ATGAAAAAGATAATTTATTTATTAGCCATTTTACTAACTACCGGGGTTACCGCATTTGCGGCAACACCATTGCACAACAGTAAAACCCATTTTAAGCCGACCATTGATACCGCCACATTTGCCACCGGTTGCTTTTGGTGTACCGAAGCCAAATTTCAGCAATTAAAGGGTGTAAAAAAGGTTGTATCCGGCTATGCTGGCGGGCATGTGGCCAACCCAACTTATCAACAGGTTTGCACAGGCGCAACCGGCCATGCCGAGGCTTGTAACATTATTTACGATCCCTCTGTAATTACTTATGATGAGCTGCTGGCTGCCTTTTTTGTAGCGCACGACCCCACACAGCTTAACCGCCAGGGTAACGACGTGGGCACACAATACCGCTCGGCTATCTTTTACCATAACGCCTTCCAAAAACAAAAGGCCGATTATTATATTAATAAGCTGAATGAAGAAAAGGCCTATAAAAACAAAATAGTAACCCAGGTAACGCCCTACACCGCTTTTTACAAGGCTGAGGATTATCACCAGGACTATTTTAATCAAAATGGCAACAAGCCTTATTGCAAATATGTGATACAGCCCGAACTGGATAAATTTAAAAAGGTATTTAAAGACAAACTAAAATGA
- a CDS encoding GDCCVxC domain-containing (seleno)protein yields MTKEIQSQSVLTCPKCGHQKEETMPTDSCQYFYECEKCHTNLKPLTGDCCVFCSYGTVKCPPVQQGTSCCS; encoded by the coding sequence ATGACCAAAGAGATTCAATCACAATCTGTACTAACCTGCCCGAAATGCGGTCATCAAAAAGAAGAAACAATGCCCACAGATTCCTGCCAGTACTTTTATGAATGTGAAAAGTGTCATACAAACCTAAAGCCACTTACTGGCGATTGCTGTGTATTTTGCAGTTATGGAACGGTAAAATGTCCCCCTGTACAACAAGGTACTTCTTGCTGTAGTTAA
- a CDS encoding DUF3455 domain-containing protein, with amino-acid sequence MSRTILSLLLMICTLGGFAQTQEVPANIKVTDDYKLIMHAYAKGVQVYICTQDPKDTSRYVWTFSEPRANLYAAVNYRKLIGKHYLNPAKKPTWESTDGSTISGAKLQQADSPDSTAIPWLLLKGITPGGTGKFIPVVFIQRINTQGGKAPATADGQHKGQLLEQPYTAEYLFYTKK; translated from the coding sequence ATGAGCCGTACTATTTTGTCATTATTGCTGATGATCTGCACCCTGGGGGGCTTTGCACAAACGCAGGAAGTTCCGGCGAATATAAAAGTTACTGACGATTACAAACTGATTATGCATGCCTATGCTAAAGGTGTACAGGTGTATATTTGCACGCAGGATCCCAAAGACACTTCCCGTTATGTATGGACCTTTTCAGAACCACGTGCCAACTTATATGCTGCCGTTAATTACCGCAAATTAATTGGAAAACATTATCTAAATCCGGCAAAAAAACCCACATGGGAAAGTACCGATGGCTCAACAATTAGCGGTGCCAAATTGCAGCAGGCCGACTCGCCCGATAGTACTGCTATACCATGGTTATTGCTGAAAGGAATAACACCGGGCGGAACAGGTAAATTTATCCCGGTTGTTTTTATCCAAAGGATAAATACACAGGGTGGCAAAGCCCCGGCTACAGCCGACGGGCAGCATAAAGGGCAGCTGTTAGAACAACCATATACAGCTGAATACCTTTTTTATACTAAGAAATAA
- a CDS encoding helix-turn-helix transcriptional regulator: MPFYSEYQVRSPLSAFIKKLWTLDNSGSRLETGERAVLPNGCFTIAFIRGNGILVKTRLTDTLLSPGVYFVGQLTGSITVNLLPHTKAIMVQLFAWAPVHFSKAPLSTYTDKVVPLTDPVINIDILNNPAITLAVHRAFVDHFRHNKNTFLIQQACLLLAGAGGALTVGNLAAQLGCSERQLQKQFKQHVGLSPKAFAIILRLRNAVDDIAYPRQAHILLSSLALENNFYDQAHFINTFQSIVGMSPAKFDKTAYLLAFKK, encoded by the coding sequence ATGCCTTTTTATTCTGAATATCAGGTTCGCAGTCCGCTTTCTGCCTTTATTAAAAAACTCTGGACGCTCGATAATTCCGGTAGCAGACTGGAAACCGGGGAACGCGCTGTATTACCAAACGGTTGCTTTACCATTGCTTTTATCAGGGGTAACGGTATATTGGTCAAAACCCGGCTTACAGATACTTTGCTTAGTCCGGGTGTCTATTTCGTTGGGCAGCTTACCGGGAGTATCACCGTAAACCTATTGCCTCATACAAAAGCCATCATGGTGCAGCTTTTTGCCTGGGCACCCGTTCACTTCAGCAAAGCTCCTCTGTCAACTTATACCGACAAGGTAGTTCCGCTTACAGATCCTGTGATCAATATTGACATACTTAATAACCCGGCAATCACCCTGGCTGTACACCGGGCTTTCGTTGATCATTTTCGGCACAACAAAAACACTTTCCTGATACAGCAGGCCTGCCTTTTACTGGCCGGCGCAGGTGGTGCCCTTACTGTCGGCAACCTTGCCGCGCAACTTGGCTGTTCAGAAAGGCAGCTTCAGAAACAGTTTAAACAACATGTAGGGCTCAGCCCTAAAGCATTCGCCATTATTCTCAGGCTTCGTAACGCGGTTGATGACATCGCTTATCCACGACAGGCGCATATACTGCTCAGCAGCCTTGCGCTTGAGAATAATTTTTACGACCAGGCACATTTCATTAATACCTTTCAGTCCATTGTCGGTATGTCCCCTGCAAAATTCGATAAAACGGCATATCTGCTGGCTTTCAAAAAATAG
- a CDS encoding peroxiredoxin family protein: MSYLNKGFVRLFACILLVLFSIEANAQVSLIQNAIDKLEGYKNFSYQCIEKTLDYTTDTTTKQHKDIFQKAPGDENFGYLFSLETQEIGKSYHVIDLYNGQNVISIFPDDSAYQFADIKKYAMQSTTSTLPGFLKWLKGRPEKKPSEMGRDTAINGTFCYHSIFHIYDTTINKEHYHTDIDVFINKLSGLPNRIIMREKVPLFGNVTNYYVANQYSNYKFNQENIDIAAMTVPNGFHPPKDQAVLPLLAPGTVAPDWTLYTTDGKQLSLAQLKGKVVLMDFFFIGCGGCMASLQSLDKIYGKYKDRNFVLVSISNRDSRKAVTGFKKNYHIKNPVCGDGADVAKAYHLPGAPLFYYIDKEGKIANVIFGYYDDFESKTTSLIDSLLSK, encoded by the coding sequence ATGAGTTATCTTAACAAAGGGTTTGTTCGGCTATTTGCCTGCATTTTGCTCGTTTTATTCAGCATTGAAGCCAATGCGCAGGTGTCATTGATCCAAAATGCGATTGATAAGCTGGAAGGCTATAAAAACTTCAGCTATCAGTGTATTGAAAAAACACTTGACTATACTACTGACACTACAACAAAACAACATAAGGATATATTTCAAAAGGCGCCTGGTGATGAAAACTTTGGTTACTTATTCAGCCTCGAAACGCAGGAAATTGGCAAAAGTTACCATGTTATAGACCTGTATAACGGCCAAAACGTAATATCCATATTTCCTGATGACAGCGCTTATCAGTTTGCCGACATTAAGAAATATGCGATGCAATCCACAACTTCGACACTGCCCGGGTTTTTGAAATGGTTAAAGGGAAGACCTGAAAAGAAACCATCGGAAATGGGCAGGGATACAGCTATAAATGGCACTTTTTGCTATCATTCAATTTTTCATATTTATGATACTACTATTAACAAGGAACATTATCATACCGATATAGATGTGTTTATTAATAAGTTATCAGGTTTGCCTAACCGTATAATAATGAGGGAAAAAGTGCCATTATTTGGTAATGTTACAAACTACTATGTAGCCAACCAGTATTCCAATTATAAATTTAACCAGGAAAATATCGATATAGCTGCCATGACCGTCCCCAATGGGTTTCACCCGCCAAAGGATCAGGCTGTATTACCCCTATTAGCGCCCGGAACAGTTGCGCCGGATTGGACACTGTACACTACCGATGGCAAACAGCTATCACTGGCGCAGCTGAAGGGCAAAGTAGTATTAATGGACTTCTTTTTTATTGGCTGCGGCGGTTGTATGGCGTCCCTTCAATCGCTGGATAAGATTTATGGGAAATATAAAGATCGAAATTTTGTATTGGTAAGCATCAGCAACAGGGATAGCAGGAAAGCGGTAACGGGATTTAAAAAAAATTACCATATAAAAAATCCTGTATGCGGCGATGGAGCTGATGTAGCCAAAGCATATCATTTGCCGGGCGCCCCTCTTTTTTATTATATCGATAAGGAAGGAAAAATAGCGAATGTAATATTCGGATATTATGACGACTTTGAGTCAAAAACCACGTCGCTAATTGATAGTTTGTTGAGTAAATAG